A single genomic interval of Christensenellaceae bacterium 44-20 harbors:
- the tsf gene encoding translation elongation factor Ts: MGITASEVKELREKTGAGMMDCKKVLTEANGDMEKAIELLREKGLAAAVKKSSRIAAEGVVDSYIHMGGKIGVLLEVNCETDFVAKTDEFKALVKDIAMQIAAANPKYLRKEDVDTAELDKEKEILRVQALNEGKPEKIVDKMVEGRIQKYFKEVCLLEQPFVKDPDKSVQDLVTEKIAKIGENISVRRFVRYEMGEGLEKRQDNFVEEVMAQTGNK; encoded by the coding sequence ATGGGTATTACTGCAAGTGAGGTAAAAGAGCTGCGCGAGAAGACTGGCGCAGGCATGATGGATTGCAAGAAAGTGCTGACCGAAGCAAACGGCGATATGGAGAAGGCGATTGAGCTGCTGCGCGAAAAGGGCCTGGCGGCTGCCGTCAAGAAATCCAGCCGCATCGCAGCGGAAGGCGTTGTTGATTCCTATATTCATATGGGCGGAAAAATCGGCGTTTTGCTGGAAGTAAACTGCGAGACCGACTTTGTCGCCAAGACGGACGAATTCAAGGCGCTGGTCAAGGATATTGCGATGCAGATCGCTGCCGCAAACCCCAAATATCTGCGCAAAGAGGACGTGGATACCGCAGAGCTGGATAAGGAGAAGGAGATTCTCCGCGTGCAGGCGCTCAACGAGGGCAAGCCGGAGAAGATCGTCGATAAGATGGTCGAGGGCAGAATTCAGAAATATTTTAAGGAAGTCTGCCTGCTGGAGCAGCCGTTCGTTAAGGATCCCGATAAATCCGTTCAGGATCTCGTAACCGAGAAGATCGCCAAGATCGGCGAGAACATTTCGGTTCGCCGCTTCGTCCGCTATGAGATGGGCGAGGGCCTCGAGAAGAGACAGGATAATTTCGTGGAAGAAGTTATGGCTCAGACGGGAAATAAGTAA
- the rpsB gene encoding 30S ribosomal protein S2, with product MSVISMKQLLEAGVHFGHQTRRWNPKMKKYIFTERNGIYIIDLQKTVKKAEEAYMFVREIAEAGKPILFVGTKKQAQESVEFEAKRCGQYYVVNRWLGGMLTNFKTIKTRINRLEEIERLEETGEINLHPKKEILGMMHEKEKLEANLGGIRNLSEMPGALFIVDPRKEHIAVAEARALGIPIVAIVDTNCDPDEIDYPIPGNDDAIRAVKLIVSKMADAVLEGRQGEQMEDVEAPQAEMSEEEQEAAAIEEIAEEVAAEVQAAAEQE from the coding sequence ATGTCAGTTATTTCTATGAAACAGCTACTCGAAGCAGGCGTGCACTTTGGCCACCAGACCAGAAGATGGAACCCCAAGATGAAGAAATATATCTTCACCGAGCGCAACGGGATTTACATCATCGATCTGCAGAAAACCGTAAAGAAAGCCGAAGAAGCCTATATGTTCGTCCGCGAAATCGCAGAAGCCGGCAAGCCGATTCTGTTCGTCGGCACGAAGAAGCAGGCGCAGGAATCCGTGGAATTTGAGGCAAAGCGCTGCGGGCAGTATTATGTCGTCAACCGTTGGCTGGGCGGTATGCTCACCAACTTCAAAACGATCAAAACCAGAATCAACCGCCTGGAAGAGATTGAGCGCCTGGAAGAGACGGGCGAAATCAACCTGCATCCTAAGAAGGAAATTCTCGGCATGATGCACGAGAAGGAGAAGCTCGAGGCGAACCTGGGCGGCATCCGCAACCTTTCCGAGATGCCGGGCGCGCTGTTCATCGTCGATCCGAGAAAAGAGCACATCGCTGTTGCAGAAGCCCGCGCACTGGGCATTCCGATTGTGGCTATCGTCGATACCAACTGCGACCCGGACGAGATTGATTACCCCATCCCGGGCAACGACGACGCTATCCGCGCCGTGAAGCTGATCGTCTCCAAGATGGCAGACGCCGTTCTGGAAGGCCGTCAGGGCGAGCAGATGGAGGACGTTGAGGCTCCGCAGGCTGAGATGAGCGAAGAGGAGCAGGAAGCTGCTGCCATCGAAGAGATCGCAGAGGAAGTTGCGGCTGAAGTGCAGGCTGCGGCAGAGCAGGAATAA
- a CDS encoding DMT family transporter — protein MQNQAPGTFFTKKRNIILCAVICTLLWGSAFPSVKIGYQLFDMEQSGAFSKLVFAGYRFSIAGVMTLLISIVLNKKLLFPKKNALPCMVSLAGVQTFLQYIFYYIGLANTTGVKGAILSSTNVIFVVLLAHFFCKGEKITPKKLLGCIVGFAGVMLVNLSSGSLELSFSLLGDGFLVLSALFFAIGSIISKRIPADADSVSLTGWQLLAGGLLLLLVGYLGGGALPQVTPSGILILLYSAFISAAAFTLWLFLLRDNPAGKVSIYSFLTPIFGTVLSGIFLRETFLTWNNALALLCVCLGIYFVNSTGKKAALPAKEEPGTHPESAPKGEQQ, from the coding sequence ATGCAAAATCAGGCACCAGGCACATTTTTTACCAAAAAGCGCAATATCATTCTTTGCGCCGTCATCTGCACGCTGCTTTGGGGCAGCGCGTTCCCCAGCGTCAAAATCGGATATCAGCTCTTCGATATGGAGCAAAGCGGCGCTTTCTCCAAGCTGGTTTTCGCGGGATACCGCTTCTCTATCGCCGGAGTAATGACGCTGCTCATCTCTATCGTCCTAAATAAAAAGCTCCTGTTCCCAAAGAAAAATGCGCTTCCCTGCATGGTTTCGCTGGCCGGCGTGCAGACTTTCCTGCAATATATCTTCTACTATATTGGCCTGGCCAATACCACCGGCGTCAAAGGCGCAATCCTAAGCTCGACCAACGTCATCTTCGTGGTTCTGCTGGCGCATTTCTTCTGCAAAGGCGAAAAAATCACGCCCAAAAAACTGCTGGGCTGTATCGTCGGGTTCGCCGGCGTCATGCTGGTCAATCTCTCCTCGGGCAGCCTGGAACTCTCCTTCTCCCTGCTGGGTGATGGCTTCCTGGTGCTCTCCGCCCTGTTCTTTGCCATCGGCAGCATCATCAGTAAACGCATCCCGGCAGATGCCGATTCCGTCTCACTCACGGGTTGGCAATTGCTTGCGGGCGGGCTGCTGCTTCTGCTCGTGGGCTATCTTGGCGGAGGAGCTTTGCCGCAGGTGACGCCTTCGGGCATCCTCATTCTGCTCTATTCCGCCTTTATCTCTGCCGCCGCGTTCACGCTCTGGCTGTTTTTACTGCGGGACAATCCGGCCGGCAAAGTCTCCATCTACAGCTTCCTCACTCCCATTTTCGGGACGGTGCTCTCCGGCATCTTCCTGCGCGAAACTTTTCTCACCTGGAATAACGCCTTGGCTCTGCTCTGCGTCTGCCTCGGCATCTATTTCGTCAATTCCACGGGCAAAAAGGCCGCTCTTCCTGCCAAAGAAGAGCCAGGCACGCATCCCGAAAGTGCTCCCAAAGGCGAGCAGCAGTAG
- a CDS encoding helix-turn-helix transcriptional regulator has translation MNTKQILAENTKRLRNLSKLSQFDFADEINMSKTVLSDIENARANPTLETIERLAAAFHTTPALLLAACEDPSEMLAANFILNALDILQHLEPEHRTLVLRLFEQLVLLLKPGMDKHCK, from the coding sequence ATGAATACAAAGCAAATCTTAGCAGAAAACACAAAACGGCTCCGCAATCTAAGCAAGCTCTCTCAGTTCGATTTTGCAGACGAGATCAATATGAGCAAAACTGTTCTGAGCGATATTGAGAATGCCCGTGCAAATCCCACGCTTGAAACCATCGAGCGCCTTGCCGCCGCATTTCATACTACGCCTGCCCTTCTGCTGGCGGCTTGCGAAGATCCTTCCGAGATGCTCGCGGCAAACTTTATCCTGAACGCACTGGATATTTTGCAGCATCTGGAGCCAGAACACCGCACGCTTGTCCTTCGTCTTTTTGAACAGCTGGTGCTTTTGCTAAAGCCCGGCATGGATAAGCACTGCAAGTAA
- a CDS encoding DUF5050 domain-containing protein yields the protein MENAWKNKKVRIAVIAGIVATLAIIVMAVVSFIAGSKIDGVWRGNTASNIANEAMFVEAEDGTIYFNRDGLFKMTPDGEVQRLTDYIVSSLCIDEQYLYYSYYNDTGKLYRMNLATQEHEKISDIACGSLNLVDGVLYHSSQYLDSQKGIYKTYQKEDGSFTTEQITIDHAGNLIYYNGRLFFINNADFNRVYSMKLDGSDRQAPVGRGTSMFTIENGWIYYCNKNGMYKCKPDGSAQIQLVDLRVSDMNVTEDYIYYSYYSASQTDANQQFYRIDLDGKNREMISSDSAIGICTAGDYIYFQNGYKKQELYRVSKDNKVYENATEVLQLNRK from the coding sequence GTGGAAAACGCTTGGAAAAATAAAAAGGTCCGCATTGCTGTGATTGCGGGAATTGTGGCCACCCTGGCAATCATTGTCATGGCGGTTGTCTCTTTTATCGCTGGCTCCAAAATCGATGGAGTATGGCGGGGCAATACCGCTTCGAATATCGCAAACGAGGCGATGTTTGTTGAGGCAGAAGACGGGACAATCTATTTCAACCGCGATGGGCTCTTTAAGATGACGCCGGACGGCGAGGTCCAGCGGCTGACGGATTATATCGTCAGCAGTCTTTGCATCGATGAGCAGTATCTGTATTACTCCTATTATAACGACACGGGCAAGCTTTACCGCATGAACCTGGCGACCCAGGAGCATGAGAAGATTTCGGATATCGCATGCGGCTCTCTGAACCTGGTGGACGGCGTGCTGTATCACAGCTCCCAGTATTTGGACAGCCAGAAAGGCATTTACAAGACCTATCAGAAGGAAGACGGGAGTTTTACCACAGAACAGATTACGATAGACCATGCGGGCAACCTAATCTATTATAACGGCCGGCTTTTCTTCATCAACAACGCCGATTTCAACCGCGTCTATTCCATGAAGCTGGATGGCAGCGACAGGCAGGCGCCTGTGGGCAGGGGAACCTCCATGTTCACCATCGAGAACGGCTGGATCTACTACTGCAACAAAAACGGCATGTATAAATGCAAGCCGGATGGCAGCGCTCAGATACAGCTGGTAGATCTGCGCGTTTCGGATATGAACGTAACCGAAGACTATATCTATTATAGCTACTATTCTGCCAGCCAAACAGATGCGAATCAGCAGTTCTACCGCATAGATTTGGATGGGAAGAACCGGGAGATGATCTCTTCGGATTCGGCCATCGGCATCTGCACTGCGGGGGACTACATCTATTTCCAGAATGGATACAAGAAGCAGGAGCTTTACCGCGTCTCCAAAGACAATAAGGTTTATGAGAACGCGACAGAGGTTTTGCAGCTGAATAGAAAGTAA
- a CDS encoding ATP-dependent Clp protease proteolytic subunit, which produces MQEEYNQNQCCGQDEQQKQEDIREFGSTKPKKDIQIVSIIGQIEGHNLLGPQTKATKYEHIIPLLTDAEQDDAVKGILLILNTAGGDVEAGLALAELVRGMRKPSVSLVLGGGHSIGVPMAVSADYSFIAPTASMTVHPLRSNGLFITSQESFAYFLKMQERIINFIADNARIDAKQVQTLMNNKNQLVDDIGTVLTGNEAVQAGIIDAVGGLGDALEKLKSMQK; this is translated from the coding sequence ATGCAAGAAGAATATAATCAGAATCAGTGCTGCGGGCAGGATGAGCAGCAAAAGCAGGAAGACATTAGAGAATTTGGCAGCACCAAGCCGAAGAAAGATATTCAAATCGTCAGCATCATCGGGCAGATTGAAGGGCATAACCTGCTTGGGCCGCAGACCAAGGCGACCAAGTATGAGCATATCATCCCCTTGCTGACGGATGCCGAGCAGGACGACGCCGTCAAGGGCATTTTGCTGATCCTCAATACCGCGGGCGGAGATGTGGAGGCAGGATTGGCGCTGGCGGAGCTGGTGCGGGGCATGAGAAAGCCGTCCGTCAGCCTGGTGCTGGGCGGCGGACACAGCATTGGCGTTCCCATGGCGGTTTCGGCGGATTATTCGTTTATCGCGCCCACGGCCAGCATGACCGTGCACCCCCTGCGCAGCAATGGCCTTTTCATCACCTCGCAGGAGAGCTTTGCATATTTCCTCAAAATGCAGGAGCGCATCATCAATTTCATTGCAGACAATGCGAGAATTGATGCCAAACAAGTGCAAACGCTAATGAATAATAAGAATCAGCTGGTGGACGACATTGGCACTGTGCTCACGGGAAATGAAGCGGTGCAGGCGGGGATCATCGATGCCGTCGGAGGGCTGGGCGATGCGCTGGAAAAGCTGAAAAGTATGCAAAAATAG
- a CDS encoding DUF2975 domain-containing protein, translating to MKNPKFLAKVICVILYLTLFALCAAFFWIPSISMMTRFWLLPLFASLIFFYVGWLCAVALAWQFIRIMSTVRNGTPFVYQNVRSLRYIALFCGICALDFLFALFFHPSIAFGFCAAILCFGCLCALVLGGVFAQSVQYKEENDLTI from the coding sequence ATGAAAAATCCAAAATTCCTGGCGAAAGTGATCTGCGTCATCTTATATCTGACCCTGTTTGCGCTTTGCGCCGCATTCTTTTGGATTCCCAGCATCAGCATGATGACCCGCTTCTGGCTGCTCCCGCTGTTTGCCTCGCTTATTTTCTTCTATGTGGGCTGGCTTTGCGCGGTTGCCCTGGCCTGGCAGTTCATCCGCATCATGTCCACCGTCCGAAACGGCACGCCTTTCGTCTATCAGAATGTGCGCAGCCTGCGGTATATCGCCCTTTTCTGCGGCATCTGTGCGCTGGATTTCCTCTTCGCGCTCTTTTTTCATCCCTCCATCGCATTTGGTTTCTGCGCGGCAATCCTCTGTTTTGGCTGCCTCTGCGCCCTGGTGCTCGGAGGTGTGTTCG